Proteins encoded by one window of Streptomyces sp. ALI-76-A:
- a CDS encoding MMPL family transporter gives MATFLYKLGRLAFRRRHFAALIWVALLTLAGVGAASAPAAGPTSFSIPGVEAQKAFDLLEQRFPGSSADGGTARVVFKAPAGEKMTDTANRATVDKIVKELGDGSEVLSVTDPFTTNAVSEDGTVAYASVKYDTPGMELKDTTRDALETAADEARATGLTVDVGGDALQAAAEPGAIGEAVGLAIAALVLVLTLGSLVAAGLPLLTAIIGVGIGVSTITALAKTLDLGDTTSTLALMIGLAVGIDYALFIVSRYRSELAEGRDREEAVGRATGTAGSAVVFAGLTVVIALAGLSVVGVPMLTKMGLAAAGTVVVSVLIALTMIPALLGYAGKKVRPANEKRRSRGDTSDSAGKRQAEPRLGTRWAHFVIRRPVAVLLLGVVGLGAIAVPATQLELGLPDDGSQATSTTQRRAYDLLSEGFGPGFNGPLMIVVDAQDSDDPKAAATTVTDGIKGLEDVATVTPAAFNKAGDTATITVIPDSKPSSVQTEDLVHTIRDQGADVRSDTGASVLVTGTTAMNIDFSQKLTDALIPYLALVVGLAFLLLIVVFRSILVPLKAALGFLLSVLAALGAVVAVFQWGWLAGLIGVEETGPIMSMMPIFMVGVVFGLAMDYEVFLVTRMREAYVHGESPHQAIVTGFRYSSRVVAAAAVIMMAVFGGFISSGESMIKMIGFGLAIAVFFDAFVVRMAIVPAVLALLGTKAWWLPKWLDRVLPNVDVEGEGLRTEADRNADPDEKRELARV, from the coding sequence GTGGCCACGTTCCTCTACAAACTCGGCCGGCTCGCCTTCCGGCGACGGCACTTCGCCGCCCTGATATGGGTGGCCCTGCTGACGCTCGCGGGCGTCGGCGCGGCCAGCGCCCCCGCCGCCGGACCCACCTCCTTCTCCATCCCCGGCGTCGAGGCCCAGAAGGCCTTCGACCTGCTGGAACAGCGCTTCCCGGGCTCCAGCGCCGACGGCGGCACCGCACGGGTCGTCTTCAAGGCGCCCGCGGGCGAGAAGATGACCGACACCGCGAACAGGGCGACCGTCGACAAGATCGTCAAGGAGCTGGGGGACGGCTCCGAGGTGCTCTCCGTCACCGACCCGTTCACGACGAACGCCGTGAGCGAGGACGGAACGGTCGCCTACGCGTCGGTGAAGTACGACACCCCCGGCATGGAGCTGAAGGACACGACCCGCGACGCCCTGGAGACGGCCGCGGACGAGGCCCGCGCCACCGGGCTGACCGTCGATGTCGGAGGGGACGCGCTGCAGGCCGCGGCCGAGCCGGGAGCGATCGGCGAGGCCGTCGGGCTCGCCATCGCCGCGCTCGTCCTGGTCCTCACCCTGGGCTCGCTGGTCGCGGCCGGACTGCCGCTGCTCACCGCGATCATCGGCGTCGGCATCGGCGTGTCCACCATCACCGCCCTCGCCAAGACACTCGACCTCGGCGACACCACCTCCACCCTCGCGCTGATGATCGGCCTCGCGGTCGGCATCGACTACGCGCTCTTCATCGTCTCCCGCTACCGCAGTGAACTGGCCGAGGGCCGTGACCGCGAGGAGGCGGTCGGCCGCGCCACCGGCACCGCCGGCTCGGCGGTGGTCTTCGCGGGCCTCACGGTCGTGATCGCGCTGGCCGGCCTCTCGGTCGTCGGCGTCCCGATGCTGACCAAGATGGGCCTCGCGGCGGCGGGCACGGTCGTGGTCTCCGTCCTCATCGCACTGACCATGATCCCGGCGCTGCTCGGGTACGCGGGCAAGAAGGTCCGGCCGGCGAACGAGAAGCGCCGGTCGCGCGGGGACACGTCGGACAGCGCCGGGAAGCGGCAGGCCGAACCCCGTCTGGGCACCCGCTGGGCGCACTTCGTCATCCGCCGCCCGGTCGCCGTGCTGCTGCTCGGCGTGGTCGGTCTGGGCGCGATCGCCGTTCCGGCCACCCAACTGGAGCTGGGCCTGCCCGACGACGGCTCGCAGGCGACGTCCACCACGCAGCGCCGGGCGTACGACCTGCTGTCGGAGGGCTTCGGCCCCGGCTTCAACGGCCCCCTGATGATCGTGGTCGACGCCCAGGACAGCGACGACCCCAAGGCGGCCGCCACCACGGTGACCGACGGGATCAAGGGCCTCGAGGACGTCGCGACGGTGACCCCGGCGGCGTTCAACAAGGCCGGCGACACCGCGACGATCACCGTGATCCCGGACTCCAAGCCCTCCTCGGTCCAGACCGAGGACCTGGTCCACACCATCCGCGACCAGGGCGCCGACGTCAGGTCCGACACGGGCGCGAGCGTCCTGGTCACCGGCACCACCGCGATGAACATCGACTTCTCGCAGAAGCTCACCGACGCGCTGATCCCGTACCTGGCCCTGGTGGTCGGCCTCGCCTTCCTGCTCCTGATCGTGGTCTTCCGCTCCATCCTGGTCCCGCTGAAGGCGGCCCTGGGCTTCCTGCTCAGTGTGCTCGCCGCGCTCGGTGCCGTGGTCGCGGTCTTCCAGTGGGGCTGGCTGGCCGGCCTGATCGGCGTCGAGGAGACCGGCCCGATCATGTCGATGATGCCGATCTTCATGGTGGGCGTGGTCTTCGGCCTCGCCATGGACTACGAGGTCTTCCTCGTCACCCGGATGCGGGAGGCGTACGTCCACGGCGAGTCGCCGCACCAGGCCATCGTGACGGGTTTCCGGTACAGCTCCCGGGTCGTGGCCGCGGCCGCGGTCATCATGATGGCCGTCTTCGGCGGCTTCATCAGCTCCGGCGAGTCGATGATCAAGATGATCGGCTTCGGCCTCGCGATCGCCGTCTTCTTCGACGCGTTCGTGGTCCGCATGGCGATCGTCCCGGCCGTCCTGGCCCTGCTCGGCACGAAGGCCTGGTGGCTGCCGAAGTGGCTGGACCGTGTCCTGCCGAACGTGGACGTCGAGGGCGAGGGCCTGCGCACCGAGGCCGACAGGAACGCGGATCCGGACGAGAAGAGGGAACTCGCACGCGTCTGA
- a CDS encoding TetR/AcrR family transcriptional regulator, with amino-acid sequence MTEVATVRRSRITPEREAELYAAVLDLLREVGYDALTMDAVAARTRSSKATLYRQWGGKAELVVKAMRHNKPGSIADVDTGSIRGDLHTLVTREDDCTMERNSDLMRALAMAVHANPDLMRALKELLVEPEMDEFHRVMQRAVDRGEVRPDCPAMEYIVHMLVGAFATRTLIDDRPPSQEFLLSYIDAVVLPALGVPVS; translated from the coding sequence ATGACTGAGGTCGCGACGGTGCGTCGCAGTCGGATCACCCCCGAGCGCGAGGCCGAGCTGTACGCGGCCGTGCTCGACCTGCTCCGGGAAGTCGGCTACGACGCCCTCACCATGGACGCCGTGGCCGCCCGCACCCGGTCCAGCAAGGCGACCCTCTACCGCCAGTGGGGCGGCAAGGCCGAGCTGGTCGTGAAGGCCATGCGGCACAACAAGCCGGGCAGCATCGCCGACGTCGACACCGGATCCATCCGGGGCGACCTGCACACCCTCGTCACCCGCGAGGACGACTGCACCATGGAGCGCAACTCCGACCTGATGCGGGCGCTGGCCATGGCGGTGCACGCCAACCCGGACCTGATGCGGGCGCTCAAGGAGCTGCTCGTCGAGCCGGAGATGGACGAGTTCCACCGGGTCATGCAGCGCGCGGTCGACCGCGGTGAGGTCCGGCCCGACTGCCCGGCGATGGAGTACATCGTGCACATGCTGGTCGGTGCCTTCGCCACCCGGACGCTCATCGACGATCGGCCGCCCTCGCAGGAGTTCCTGCTTTCGTACATCGACGCCGTGGTCCTCCCCGCCCTCGGCGTTCCCGTCTCCTAG